CAGAAACTGCATATGAATATGATTGTTATTGTAAAAAAAATATGTCTGATCCTGTTTCTGAAGATAATAAAGCCCATGTTTTAATGACAAGAATTCGAAGCAATGGTTATGATATTGGTTTTAATTATCAGCTTACTGTTGCAGATGAACTGATTATTGATGTTGATTTAAAAAATACTAAAAACAATGAGGCGGTTGTATTAGACAAAGTATATCCATGGCTTAATTTCTCTTTAATTAAACAAGATCCATATACATGTTATGGCTTCTCTTGTGATTGTGAAAATAAAAGTGTACAGATTCCTGCATACTGGAGATTATGGGGGATAGATGTATATCCTGGAAATACTCCTGTTGATGGGAATTCAAATATTGAAAAATATATATATTATTGCTTTGAAGGCTTTTCTTTACGTTCCATAAATGAAGAAACACAGACAATTCAAATTAATTTACTTGATGCAAAAGAAAGTGATTTTGCTGATTATATGGAAGTTGTAAGAAGTGGTGATGTCGGAACTCTTACATATTATAAGTTAAATAATGGTATTTCTGTTGTCGTAAAAAAATATACTGACTTATATTGTGAAGAAAATTAATTTAAAAATATATATTCTAAACTGTATAAATATGCATTTAACTACCATTTTTCTGCATAATCATTGACTAAGCAAGTGTAAATTCGCATAATTAGGGCATTATGATTAATCCATTAGCAAAAGATTTGAATGATACCTTATCAGGTACAGTAGTAGACGCCCTCATGTCAGACATGGGCCGCCGCCTTTATTTTCCAAACGGAATTATTTCTCAGGGTGGAGAAGCTGCAAAAGACGCTCACTTCGCAAACGGTACAATCGGAATGGCAGTTGCTGCCGGAACTCCGATAGAGCTCGATTCTTACAAAAAGAATATGCCTTCACTTACACCTCGCGAAACAGTTGCTTATGCAAAAACAGCCGGTAATCCAGACCTCCGTGCTTTATGGAAAGAAAAAATCATTGCTAAAAATCCGTCACTCAAAAATAAACAGTTTTCACTTCCAATTCTTGTACCTGGACTTACTGCAGTTCTCTCTTATGTAAGCGACCTTTTTGTTGATGTAGACAAGCCGCTTCTTGCTGCAGATCCTTGCTGGGATAACTACGAACTGATTGCAGCAGCCCGCCGTGGTGCAGAGTTCCATCAGTTCAAGTGTTTCGAAAACGGAAAGTTCAACATTGCAGATCTCGAAGCAAAGATGAAGGCAGATGCAGAAAAATACGGTTCAGTTCGTGTAATTCTCAACTTCCCTCAGAATCCTTCAGGCTACAGCCCAACTGTTTCAGAAGCAAAGGAAATCGTTCGCATCGTTCGCGAACTTGCAGAAGCTGGAAAGAAGGTTCTTGTACTTTCTGATGATGCTTACTTCGGACTCAATTACGAAGATGATATCGAACCACAGTCACTTTTTGCTTACATGGCAGACCTTCACGAAAATGTACTTGCAATTAAGGCTGATGGTCCTACAAAAGAAGACTTTGCATGGGGCTTCCGTGCAGGTTTCGTAACATTCGCATCAAAAGGACTCACAGACGCTCAGTATATAGCACTTGTAACAAAGTTCATGGCTGCAATCCGTTCTTCAGTTTCTTGTTCTTCAACACCTTCACAGAGCCTTGTAATGCATGCTCTTAAGGATGAAGCTCACGAAAAGCAGAAGCTCGAATGCCGCAATATGCTTAAGCGCCGTTATGACCTTGTTCGCGCATTTGTAAATAATCATAAATCTGATGTTCTTGAACCACTTCCTTTCAACTCTGGTTACTTCATGAGTTTCCACGTGAAATCTGGAAAGGCAGAGGAAATCCGTAAGGAACTTCTTAAGTCAGAAGGAATCGGAATCATTCAGATTGACCCATATACTCTTCGCGTTGCTTTCTCAAGCATTGATGAAGATAAGATTGATTCAGTTTACACAAGCATTTATAATGTAGCTAAGAATTTTTAATTCATAAGGAATAAAATTTGAAGCATACATCTGTACTTTCTACTCTTATACTCTGCGCAGGTATGATGTTCTGCGGCTGTTCAAAAGGCAGTCCGCAGAATAGCCGAACCGTTTATCAGCAGGATAGAATTGTAATCTGGACAAGCTGCCGCGAGTTCGCGCAGTACATAGAACTTTTTAACCGTCAGCACAAGGATAATTGTGCAATTCTTGTTTACAAGGATAATCCTGCTCTTTCTTTACCACCTGCAAAAGATGAAAACCCGCCTGATATAATTGTTGGTTCCTGGCTTCGTACAGATTCTCCGCACAAAAGCTTTAAATCTCTTGATTATCTTTTTGATACCAAGAAACTCACTTCAGAAGTTTTTTATCCGCAGCTGCTCAATTCCGGAAAAAGAAAAGCTGTTCAGTATCTTCTTCCGGTGAGCTTTAATCTTCCTGCAATAATTTTTGCAACAGAAAATAAAGATCAGATTCCAGACAGTTATGTACTTTCTCTGGATCAGATTCGAAGCACAGCTTCTGCCTATAATGCAAAAAACACTAAAGAAGCGTATACAAAAATCGGTTTTACCCCACTTGGAAATGATGATTTTCTTTATCTTGTTTCAAAAATGATGGGAACTGATTTTCGGGAAGAAAAGGGTGAAATCGCCTGGGATGGTCAGGCTCTTCTGGATTCTGTTGCCTTCCTTCGCGACTGGGTTTACAAAGAAAATACTTCCCCGCAGATTGAAGAAGATTTCACTTTTAAATATCTGTTCATGCCTTATTATCGCCAGGTTTCTTCCGGACGAACGCTGTATGCCTATACTACAAGCGACAGTCTTTTCAAGATTCTAAAAGAACAGGATCTTGCTGTAGACTATCGATGGGTAGTTGAAAATAATTCAATCTACATTGAAGACTCTGTAACCATGATGGGAATTTATAAAGATGCCAGAAATCAGGTGGGCGCTACAGATTTTATTTCATGGTTCTTCCAGTCTGAAAATCAGAAACACATTCTCGAAACAAAAGAAAACATGCATCTTGAAACGGATATGTTTGGAATTGCCGGAGGATTCTCATCTCTGCGTGATGTAACTGAACATATTCTGCCGATTTATTACAATCAGCTTTTGACAAATCTTCCGCCGTCTCAAATGCTCACAGCTCCGCAGAAACTTCCTGCACGATGGGAGAGTTATCGAACTTTGGTTATTGAGCCTTATATTAAGAATGCGGTAACGGTAGGGGATGGTGAATCTGCGCAGACGCTGCATGATTATGAGAAAGAGTGGCGGAAGAAAGTCTTCGACTAATAAATCAATGACATCTTATGATATTTGAGCGCTCCCGTGGGAAAACACATCAGGCTGCGGGCGAGCCAGTTTTTTGTGTTAAAAAATAAAGAGATTTTCACAAGTGAAAATCTCTTTATTTTTTTTCGATGGCTAAGCGCCAAAACTTCTCGATGCAGCCTGATGTGTCTTCCCACTCCGCACTCAAATATCACAATATACAGTTAATATTATTATCTCTTCTTGCTTACAAATTCTCTCAACAATATGAATCCCAGAATTATCACACCACCGACGATACACTTTACCGTCGGGATCTCGTGGACAAACAGGAATACCCATACCGGGTTCATCAGTGGCTCAATCATTGTAATAAGTGATGCTGACAATGCTGTGACTTTCTTGATTCCAATTGAGTACATGATATTCGGAATGCCCATTTGTAAGAGGCCGAGTAACAGCAGGAAGGTCAGTGAACGTAAATCCGGCACTCCGCGTTCCATCAGGAAAATGAATGGAAGTCCGAACGAAGCGGTAATAATCTGTGCGAGCATGAAGGCGTCTTTTGAAGTGTTGTGAGACGGGATTTTACCAGTTTCTCGAATCTTTTCTGCAATCAGAAGCTGCTGCTTTCTCTGGAAGAGGGTAGTGGCAGCCCAGGTAACGCCTGAGAGGGCTGCGATTGTGTTTCCTAAAAGTGCAGTCTCTGCAAACTCGCCGCTCTGATTTTCCATCAGGCTGTCTGCAAAGAAAAGCACCATACCCACTGCAATTCCTGCAAAGGTGATGTAATCGATTTTTCTGTTTTTCTCGCCGAGGATAATTGCGCTGAAAAGAATTACCCAAACCGGGCTTGTGTACTGCAGAAAAATTACGTTTGCTGCATAAGTGAGCTTGTTTGATATAACGTACATTATCATTGTGGCCGCATAACTCAAAGCAGATAGCCACAGGTAAATTGTCTGAGCCCGGTCAATCTTTCCGCTGACTTCGTCTTTTACATAAAAGTGCGGCAGCTGGCGTGTAAAAACAGCCATTACTAAAAAGGCGAAAGTACTTCGCAAACCCGCAATCGCAAAAGAATTTACGTTTACATATTTTAAGAAAACACCGCCGAGACTCCAGCCCAGCGCACAGATTACAAGAGCCGATGCTCCTTCCGGCTTTTTCATTTGAAGAGCTCCAGAGCAAATCGAACTGTATCCATTGCGTCCTTGCCGTAGAAGTCTGCACCAATCTGGTCGGCATATTCCTGCGTCATAACAGCGCCGCCAACGCAGGTTTTTGCCCACGGACATTCCTTGCGCAGCAGTTTAATCGTCTCTTCCATTGCAGCAACCGTCGTAGTCATAAGAGCTGAAAGTCCAACAAGCATTACGTGATCTTTTTTGCACGCCTCAACAACTACCTCAGGCGGTACATCCTTTCCAAGGTCAATTACGTCAAAGTCATAATTTTCCAGCAGAACCTTTACAATGTTTTTTCCGATATCGTGAATATCGCCCTTTACCGTAGCGATAATAATTTTTCCTTTCGGCGCTCCCTTCTTTCCCGATTTTTCCATGTACTCGCGGATCTCACCAAACGCCGCTTTAGCCGCCTCTGCCGCCATCAAAAGTTGAGGAAGATACATCGTCTTTTTTTCAAAGCGCTTACCCACGTAGTCCAGTCCAGGAATCAGGTACTCGTTAATAATCGTGAGTGACTCCGTAGTTTTCAAAAGTTCTCGGGTAGCCGCCGCTGCATCAGTTTTGAGTCCATGGATTATTGCATTTGAAAGGGGGGAAGTCTCCCCCTCGCTCGCACTTCGTTGCTCGCTACCCCCTCCAGCGGGGGTGCCCCCCGCATCGCCCCCGGAAGTACCGGTAGCTGGCACAAGGTTTGCAAGCCTCTCGCTTTCCTTTCCGCTCCACTCAATATAATCCGTACAGTTTTCGTCGCGGCCAGAAAGCAGGTTATAACATCTCCATGCCTTAATCATTTCGCCCTGAAGTGGATTCATAATTGCCGCAGAAAGTCCTGCTCCCATACAGAGTGTAAAGAAACTTGCAGTAACATATTCGCGCAAAGGAAGTCCAAAGCTTACGTTTGAAATTCCAAGGCTGGTAAGACCGCCCATTTCGTGAATAGCACGAACTGTTTCCATAGTTGCAATGCCGGCCTTTGAGTCTGAACTTACAGCCATGGCAAGAGGGTCTATAATAATATCTGATTTTCTGATTCCGTATTTTGCAGCTTCTGCGTAAATCTTTTTTGCAATTGCTACACGGCGTGCGCTGTCTTCAGGAATACCGTCTTCATCAAGGGTAAGGGCAACAACAAGTCCACCGTATTTTTTTACGAGCGGGAACACTGTGTCCATAATTTCCTGCTTGCCGTTTACCGAGTTAATCATCGGCTTTCCGTTGTAACGGCGCAAAGCTGCTTCCATAACGTCCGGCTTAGTCGTATCAATCTGTAGTGGCAGTGTAGTTACGTTCTGAAGTTCATCGAGAACTCGGAGCATCATTTCTTTTTCATCAATTTCCGGAAGGCCTACGTTTACGTCCAGAACCTGGGCACCAGCTTCTTCCTGTTCCATTCCCTGATGAATGATGTAAGGAATGTCTCCTGCACGCAGAGCCTCTTTGAATTTTTTCTTACCTGTTGGATTTATGCGTTCGCCGATAAGTACCGGGCGGTGAGGCCCTCCGAAGTAGACTACTTTTGTATTTGAGGAAACACTGCCGATGCAAGGGGGCGTTGCGGGGGTGTCCCCCGCAGAAGGGGTAGTGGAAGACGCGCCAGCGGCTGGAGTGAGGGGAAGGCCTTCCCCTCCTAATGCTGTTGAAATGCCTTTGATATATTCCGGTGTAGTTCCACAACAGCCGCCGAGCACAGTTGGACCGAGTTCTGCGAGCTGTTTCATTGCGTCGACAAACTCGGGAGCTTCAACGTCAAAAACGGTCTTGCCGTCTACAACTTTTGGAAGGCCGGCATTTGGCTTAACGAGAACGGGAACGCTTGCTGCTTTACAGAGTCGCTCAACGGTCGGCTTCATTTCCAGAGGGCCGAGGCTGCAGTTTACACCAACCACAGAAACGCCAAGGCCTTCGAGCATTGCAACCATTGTCTCTGGCGTAGAACCGCTCAAAGTTCGGCATTCTCTGTCATAAACATTACTTACGATAATCGGGAGATCTTCGGCTGCAATTCCGAGGTCTTCCATGGTTTCTTTTGCGGCAAGAACGGCGGCTTTAGATTCATAGCCGTCGTTCATGGTCTCTATCATTACACAGTCGATTTTGTTTTCTTTTGCAAGAGGGAAGGCTGCGGCAAATGTTTTCTTAAAAAGTTTTACGCAGTCTTCAAAATCAAGGTCGCCCATCGGTTTGAGAAGTTTTCCGCAGGAACCGATGTCGAAGGCGATAAAATAATTTCCGTCCGGTTTTTCGGCACGGGCTTTGTTGCGTGCTGTATTTGCATCCTCAATGGCGGCTTTTACAAAGCGTTCCAGTTCCAGCGGAAACTTTGTGATAAAAGCGCCGAATGTATTTGTGTTAACGATATTAGAACCGGCTGCAAAATAGTTGTAGTGCAGCTGAACGATGCGGTCCGGGTGTTTTGTGTTCCAGGTTTCCGGGAGTTCTCCGGGCTTTAAGCCCATGCCCTGCAAAACTGTACCTGTGCCGCCGTCAAAAAATAAAATCTCTTTTCCTAATAAATCGTGAAGTTTAGTCATGTGCGCAATTATAGCGGATTTATAATTCTAAATCCACGACTGTTGCTTCTGTAGCGCGGATAAGGTCATCCGGCTTGATTTTTATCTGAACGCCGCGCTGTCCGCCGCTGATGCAGACTTTGTCGTGTAAAATGACTGTTTCATCTATAAAGGTTCGGAATTTCTTTTTCATTCCAAGTGGTGTACAGCCGCCGCGGATGTATCCTGTGAGTCCAAGGAGTTCTTCCGGCTTTACAGGACCGATTTCTTTACAACCTGCGGCCTGTCGGGCTTTTTTGAGATTTATTTCACTAACTGCGCTCTGGCAGAATACACAGATTTCTT
The Treponema bryantii DNA segment above includes these coding regions:
- a CDS encoding aminotransferase class I/II-fold pyridoxal phosphate-dependent enzyme produces the protein MINPLAKDLNDTLSGTVVDALMSDMGRRLYFPNGIISQGGEAAKDAHFANGTIGMAVAAGTPIELDSYKKNMPSLTPRETVAYAKTAGNPDLRALWKEKIIAKNPSLKNKQFSLPILVPGLTAVLSYVSDLFVDVDKPLLAADPCWDNYELIAAARRGAEFHQFKCFENGKFNIADLEAKMKADAEKYGSVRVILNFPQNPSGYSPTVSEAKEIVRIVRELAEAGKKVLVLSDDAYFGLNYEDDIEPQSLFAYMADLHENVLAIKADGPTKEDFAWGFRAGFVTFASKGLTDAQYIALVTKFMAAIRSSVSCSSTPSQSLVMHALKDEAHEKQKLECRNMLKRRYDLVRAFVNNHKSDVLEPLPFNSGYFMSFHVKSGKAEEIRKELLKSEGIGIIQIDPYTLRVAFSSIDEDKIDSVYTSIYNVAKNF
- a CDS encoding DMT family transporter, with the translated sequence MKKPEGASALVICALGWSLGGVFLKYVNVNSFAIAGLRSTFAFLVMAVFTRQLPHFYVKDEVSGKIDRAQTIYLWLSALSYAATMIMYVISNKLTYAANVIFLQYTSPVWVILFSAIILGEKNRKIDYITFAGIAVGMVLFFADSLMENQSGEFAETALLGNTIAALSGVTWAATTLFQRKQQLLIAEKIRETGKIPSHNTSKDAFMLAQIITASFGLPFIFLMERGVPDLRSLTFLLLLGLLQMGIPNIMYSIGIKKVTALSASLITMIEPLMNPVWVFLFVHEIPTVKCIVGGVIILGFILLREFVSKKR
- a CDS encoding homocysteine S-methyltransferase family protein, coding for MTKLHDLLGKEILFFDGGTGTVLQGMGLKPGELPETWNTKHPDRIVQLHYNYFAAGSNIVNTNTFGAFITKFPLELERFVKAAIEDANTARNKARAEKPDGNYFIAFDIGSCGKLLKPMGDLDFEDCVKLFKKTFAAAFPLAKENKIDCVMIETMNDGYESKAAVLAAKETMEDLGIAAEDLPIIVSNVYDRECRTLSGSTPETMVAMLEGLGVSVVGVNCSLGPLEMKPTVERLCKAASVPVLVKPNAGLPKVVDGKTVFDVEAPEFVDAMKQLAELGPTVLGGCCGTTPEYIKGISTALGGEGLPLTPAAGASSTTPSAGDTPATPPCIGSVSSNTKVVYFGGPHRPVLIGERINPTGKKKFKEALRAGDIPYIIHQGMEQEEAGAQVLDVNVGLPEIDEKEMMLRVLDELQNVTTLPLQIDTTKPDVMEAALRRYNGKPMINSVNGKQEIMDTVFPLVKKYGGLVVALTLDEDGIPEDSARRVAIAKKIYAEAAKYGIRKSDIIIDPLAMAVSSDSKAGIATMETVRAIHEMGGLTSLGISNVSFGLPLREYVTASFFTLCMGAGLSAAIMNPLQGEMIKAWRCYNLLSGRDENCTDYIEWSGKESERLANLVPATGTSGGDAGGTPAGGGSEQRSASEGETSPLSNAIIHGLKTDAAAATRELLKTTESLTIINEYLIPGLDYVGKRFEKKTMYLPQLLMAAEAAKAAFGEIREYMEKSGKKGAPKGKIIIATVKGDIHDIGKNIVKVLLENYDFDVIDLGKDVPPEVVVEACKKDHVMLVGLSALMTTTVAAMEETIKLLRKECPWAKTCVGGAVMTQEYADQIGADFYGKDAMDTVRFALELFK
- the ybaK gene encoding Cys-tRNA(Pro) deacylase, with translation MKKTNAMRILDGLGIEYEAAEYEDDGEHELARGAAGRTAEKLGVAPETVFKTIVMRTESKEICVFCQSAVSEINLKKARQAAGCKEIGPVKPEELLGLTGYIRGGCTPLGMKKKFRTFIDETVILHDKVCISGGQRGVQIKIKPDDLIRATEATVVDLEL